The following proteins are encoded in a genomic region of Glycine max cultivar Williams 82 chromosome 18, Glycine_max_v4.0, whole genome shotgun sequence:
- the LOC121174005 gene encoding uncharacterized protein — translation MGHKDFCHEKERKGGNSGGPRPNRIEGVKLNIPPFKGKSDPEAYLEWELKIEHIFSCNTYEGAQKLKLAVTKFSDYALVWWNKLQRERARNEEPLVETWVEMKRIMRKRYVPASYTRNLKFKLQKLSQGSKGIEEYYKEMEVLMIQAKIEEDEEVTMVRFLSGLNSDICDVVELQEFIEMEDLLHKTIRVEQQLKRKGVAKRSSTNYGSSSWKDKSKGAATSNAVPIPSKTPPKFQEQSSKKSRDVKCFRCQGLGHYVYECPNKKAMILRDGDYISESEVEKGEESEYDEEEVEKTPEGELLMIRWLLGHQLKSMEESQRENIFHTRCLING, via the coding sequence ATGGGGCACAAAGATTTTTGTCAtgagaaagaaaggaaaggaggaAATAGTGGTGGTCCAAGGCCAAACCGAATTGAAGGAGTTAAGCTCAACATTCCACCCTTTAAAGGGAAAAGTGATCCAGAGGCATATTTAGAGTGGGAACTCAAGATAGAGCATATCTTCTCATGTAACACCTATGAGGGGGCCCAAAAATTGAAGCTAGCAGTTACAAAATTCTCGGAttatgctcttgtgtggtggaacaaaTTGCAAAGGGAGAGAGCTAGAAATGAGGAGCCTTTGGTGGAAACTTGGGTTGAGATGAAAAGGATCATGAGGAAGCGGTATGTGCCGGCAAGCTATACTAGGaacttaaaattcaaacttcaaaagttGTCCCAAGGTAGCAAAGGCATTGAGGAATACTATAAAGAAATGGAGGTGCTCATGATTCAAGCCAAGATAGAAGAGGATGAAGAGGTAACTATGGTTAGATTTCTTAGTGGTTTAAATAGTGATATCTGTGATGTTGTTGAGCTACAAGAATTTATTGAAATGGAGGATTTGCTTCACAAAACAATCCGAGTAGAGCAACAATTGAAGAGGAAAGGTGTGGCCAAAAGGAGTTCCACTAATTAtggttcttctagttggaaGGACAAGAGTAAAGGGGCTGCCACCTCTAATGCAGTACCTATACCATCAAAAACTCCTCCAAAATTCCAAGAACAATCCTCAAAAAAGAGCCGGGATGTGAAGTGTTTTCGGTGCCAAGGCTTGGGACATTATGTATATGAGTGCCCTAACAAGAAAGCCATGATTCTTAGAGATGGAGATTACATTAGTGAGTCCGaagttgaaaagggagaagagagtgaGTATGATGAGGAGGAAGTAGAGAAAACACCGGAGGgagaattgttgatgattaggtGGTTACTTGGCCATCAATTGAAGTCTATGGAGGAAAGtcaaagagaaaacattttccacacTAGATGTTTGATCAATGGCTAA